The following coding sequences lie in one Arachis ipaensis cultivar K30076 chromosome B03, Araip1.1, whole genome shotgun sequence genomic window:
- the LOC107632194 gene encoding uncharacterized protein LOC107632194 isoform X2, which yields MATAPFIHARCLYSPRISSCKQPPSSSSPSPSCSSSIHSSSSSSVVSFSSATNSGQRHQGIGIQTMNTITHGKSIAGAWNSKNEPEHLLVLVHGILASTSDWTYAEAELKRRLGTNFLIYVSSSNTYTKTFSGINGAGKRLAEELPFLLGVPILEKLAAPIAPFFVGRTGSQLFLTDGKANKPPLLLRMATDCEEGKFLSALGEFRCRILYANVSYDHMVGWRTSSIRRETELSKPPRRSLDGYKHVVDMEYCPPVPSDGSHFPPKAAKAKEAAQNVPNAQNTLEYHELMEEEMIRGLQRLGWRKVDVSFHAAFWPFFAHNNIHVKNEWLHNAGVGVIAHVADSLKQQEASSILAANL from the exons ATGGCAACCGCTCCCTTCATCCACGCGCGCTGTCTATACTCGCCACGAATTTCCAGTTGCAAACAACCACCATCCTCCTCCTCCCCTTCCCCCTCCTGTTCTTCTTCTATtcattcctcttcctcttcatcaGTTGTGTCTTTCTCTTCTG ccaCAAACAGCGGGCAGAGACACCAGGGCATTGGAATTCAAACTATGAATACTATCACTCATGGAAAGTCTATAGCTGGCGCATGGAATTCAAAGAATGAACCTGAACATCTCCTTGTTCTTGTTCATGGAATTTTGGCTAG CACAAGTGATTGGACCTATGCAGAAGCAGAGTTGAAAAGGCGTCTCGGAACAAACTTTCTAATATATG TAAGTTCATCAAATACTTATACTAAGACATTCAGTGGGATTAATGGAGCTGGAAAGCGATTAGCCGAAGAA CTTCCATTTCTATTGGGTGTCCCAATCCTAGAAAAGCTTGCTGCACCAATAGCTCCTTTTTTTGTTGGCCGGACTGGTAGCCAGTTGTTCCTTACTGATGGTAAAGCCAACAAACCACCTCTTCTTTTGAGGATGGCTACGGATTGTGAAGAGGGGAAGTTTCT ATCTGCACTTGGAGAATTTAGATGTCGGATTCTTTATGCTAATGTTTCATATGATC ATATGGTTGGGTGGCGCACATCCTCTATAAGAAGGGAAACCGAGCTCAGTAAG CCTCCTCGGCGATCTTTAGATGGATACAAGCATGTCGTTGATATGGAATACTGCCCACCGGTTCCTTCCGATGGTTCTCATTTCCCTCCAAAAGCAGCAAAAGCAAAGGAGGCAGCACAAAATGTACCCAATGCCCAGAATACTTTGGAATATCATGAACTCATGGAAG AGGAGATGATACGGGGATTACAGCGGTTGGGGTGGAGAAAAGTTGATGTCAGCTTTCACGCAGCATTCTGGCCGTTCTTTGCTCATAACAACATTCAT GTGAAAAATGAATGGCTTCACAATGCTGGTGTGGGAGTAATTGCTCATGTTGCTGATAGCTTAAAACAGCAAGAAGCATCATCAATTTTGGCTGCTAACTTGTAA
- the LOC107632191 gene encoding 14-3-3-like protein C, producing the protein MASSTKERENFVYTAKLAEQAERYEEMVDAMKNVAKLNVELTVEERNLLSVGYKNVVGARRASWRILSSIEQKEESKGNDVSVKRIKEYRNKVESELSNICTDIMTVIDEHLIPSCSGGEPSVFFYKMKGDYYRYLAEFKSGDERKEAADQSMKAYQAASTTAEAELPPTHPIRLGLALNFSVFYYEILNSPERACHLAKQAFDVAIAELDTLSEESYKDSTLIMQLLRDNLTLWTSDIPEDGADEQKVESAQATQGED; encoded by the exons ATGGCGTCGTCCACCAAGGAACGTGAAAACTTCGTCTACACCGCCAAACTCGCTGAACAAGCCGAGCGCTATGAAG AAATGGTGGATGCAATGAAGAATGTAGCGAAGCTAAACGTGGAGTTGACGGTTGAGGAGCGAAACCTTCTGTCAGTCGGGTACAAGAATGTAGTTGGGGCTCGCAGGGCTTCATGGAGGATTCTCTCCTCCATTGAGCAGAAGGAAGAATCCAAAGGGAACGATGTTAGCGTTAAGCGAATCAAGGAGTATAGGAACAAAGTTGAATCTGAGTTGTCTAACATCTGTACTGATATCATGACTGTTATTGATGAACACCTTATCCCTTCTTGTTCTGGTGGTGAACCTAGTGTATTCTTCTATAAGAT GAAGGGCGACTATTATCGGTATCTGGCTGAATTCAAGTCTGGAGATGAGAGAAAGGAGGCTGCTGATCAGTCCATGAAAGCATATCag GCGGCTTCTACTACTGCCGAAGCTGAGTTACCTCCAACGCATCCCATTAGATTGGGTTTGGCTTTGAACTTCTCTGTTTTCTATTATGAAATTTTGAACTCTCCTGAAAG GGCCTGTCACCTTGCTAAGCAGGCATTTGATGTAGCAATTGCTGAGTTGGATACTCTAAGCGAAGAGTCTTACAAAGACAGCACACTAATTATGCAGCTTCTGAGGGACAACCTTACCTTGTGGACCTCTGACATCCCTGAAGATGGAG CCGATGAACAAAAGGTAGAGTCCGCACAAGCTACCCAAGGGGAAGACTGA
- the LOC107632192 gene encoding olee1-like protein: MAKSTIMVIAALCLMSVVGSAYGYDKFFVEGKVYCDTCRIQFLTSVSEFLPGATVRLECKVAANETITYVKDVTTDAAGKYSIEVEGDHEEELCEVFLIDSPRQDCNEIKSEVANLETASRVSLTHKNGIVSAVREANPLGFLKAVPLAECPQIFKELGLNANGTASDS, encoded by the coding sequence atggCCAAGTCCACCATCATGGTCATTGCAGCTCTCTGCCTTATGTCCGTTGTTGGTTCGGCCTATGGCTATGACAAATTCTTTGTTGAAGGCAAAGTTTACTGCGACACCTGCCGCATCCAGTTCTTGACAAGCGTGAGCGAGTTCTTGCCAGGCGCCACCGTGAGACTGGAGTGCAAGGTAGCTGCAAACGAGACCATCACATACGTGAAGGACGTGACGACAGATGCCGCAGGAAAATACTCGATTGAGGTTGAGGGAGATCACGAGGAAGAGTTGTGCGAGGTTTTCTTGATTGACAGCCCAAGACAGGATTGCAATGAGATCAAGAGTGAGGTTGCTAACTTGGAAACTGCCTCAAGGGTTTCCCTTACCCACAAGAACGGCATTGTCTCCGCCGTCCGCGAAGCCAATCCTCTTGGCTTCTTGAAGGCTGTTCCTCTCGCTGAATGCCCTCAGATCTTCAAGGAGCTTGGCCTCAACGCCAATGGCACTGCCAGCGACTCTTAA
- the LOC107632194 gene encoding uncharacterized protein LOC107632194 isoform X1 translates to MATAPFIHARCLYSPRISSCKQPPSSSSPSPSCSSSIHSSSSSSVVSFSSATNSGQRHQGIGIQTMNTITHGKSIAGAWNSKNEPEHLLVLVHGILASTSDWTYAEAELKRRLGTNFLIYVSSSNTYTKTFSGINGAGKRLAEEVMEVVKNTKSLKRISFLAHSLGGLFARYAIAVLYSPDAYNRDQSGDQANSIKEKPQNISFFKGGTIAGLEPISFITLATPHLGVRGKKQLPFLLGVPILEKLAAPIAPFFVGRTGSQLFLTDGKANKPPLLLRMATDCEEGKFLSALGEFRCRILYANVSYDHMVGWRTSSIRRETELSKPPRRSLDGYKHVVDMEYCPPVPSDGSHFPPKAAKAKEAAQNVPNAQNTLEYHELMEEEMIRGLQRLGWRKVDVSFHAAFWPFFAHNNIHVKNEWLHNAGVGVIAHVADSLKQQEASSILAANL, encoded by the exons ATGGCAACCGCTCCCTTCATCCACGCGCGCTGTCTATACTCGCCACGAATTTCCAGTTGCAAACAACCACCATCCTCCTCCTCCCCTTCCCCCTCCTGTTCTTCTTCTATtcattcctcttcctcttcatcaGTTGTGTCTTTCTCTTCTG ccaCAAACAGCGGGCAGAGACACCAGGGCATTGGAATTCAAACTATGAATACTATCACTCATGGAAAGTCTATAGCTGGCGCATGGAATTCAAAGAATGAACCTGAACATCTCCTTGTTCTTGTTCATGGAATTTTGGCTAG CACAAGTGATTGGACCTATGCAGAAGCAGAGTTGAAAAGGCGTCTCGGAACAAACTTTCTAATATATG TAAGTTCATCAAATACTTATACTAAGACATTCAGTGGGATTAATGGAGCTGGAAAGCGATTAGCCGAAGAA GTCATGGAAGTTGTTAAAAATACAAAAAGCCTGAAAAGGATATCCTTTCTAGCCCATTCGTTAGGAGGCTTGTTTGCTAGATATGCAATTGCTGTTCTATATTCACCTGATGCATACAATAGGGACCAATCTGGTGATCAAGCAAACAGCATAAAAGAAAAACCTCAAAATATAAGCTTTTTCAAAGGAGGGACAATTGCTGGGCTAGAGCCAATAAGTTTTATTACTTTAGCAACTCCACATCTTGGTGTAAGGGGAAAAAAACAA CTTCCATTTCTATTGGGTGTCCCAATCCTAGAAAAGCTTGCTGCACCAATAGCTCCTTTTTTTGTTGGCCGGACTGGTAGCCAGTTGTTCCTTACTGATGGTAAAGCCAACAAACCACCTCTTCTTTTGAGGATGGCTACGGATTGTGAAGAGGGGAAGTTTCT ATCTGCACTTGGAGAATTTAGATGTCGGATTCTTTATGCTAATGTTTCATATGATC ATATGGTTGGGTGGCGCACATCCTCTATAAGAAGGGAAACCGAGCTCAGTAAG CCTCCTCGGCGATCTTTAGATGGATACAAGCATGTCGTTGATATGGAATACTGCCCACCGGTTCCTTCCGATGGTTCTCATTTCCCTCCAAAAGCAGCAAAAGCAAAGGAGGCAGCACAAAATGTACCCAATGCCCAGAATACTTTGGAATATCATGAACTCATGGAAG AGGAGATGATACGGGGATTACAGCGGTTGGGGTGGAGAAAAGTTGATGTCAGCTTTCACGCAGCATTCTGGCCGTTCTTTGCTCATAACAACATTCAT GTGAAAAATGAATGGCTTCACAATGCTGGTGTGGGAGTAATTGCTCATGTTGCTGATAGCTTAAAACAGCAAGAAGCATCATCAATTTTGGCTGCTAACTTGTAA